A window of Pelagicoccus enzymogenes contains these coding sequences:
- a CDS encoding HDOD domain-containing protein translates to MINYPLNVEELVCDLEEMSVAPQILPQLQAMVSDCNTNPDEIREMIRLDAALSSMILKTANSAYFNPGYHIDSIDDAIMQLGFNDVYQILTMLAFSDIMAKPLETYALGPGQFWRRSVACALAMERLARKYGEDPGVAYTIGLLHGIGMVFIEKELSKRGQQVAFQNSLPEDVAIASEEMEIFGLNHAKVGASVMRRWGFSDEIVVPVYNQFEPSEAGNHERMACLISFAKRMIGTIIDDGLGGVAMPGPDPLLIALLHLSKDEYQKVVLALREGFAKAQGLVGDVTPGKKGVKKAIESKLGYGNRRIGG, encoded by the coding sequence ATGATCAACTACCCATTAAATGTAGAAGAGCTCGTATGCGACCTGGAGGAGATGTCGGTCGCGCCACAGATTTTGCCTCAGCTGCAGGCGATGGTTTCTGACTGCAATACGAACCCGGACGAGATCCGCGAAATGATCCGCCTCGATGCGGCTCTCAGTTCGATGATCTTGAAGACGGCCAACAGCGCCTACTTCAATCCCGGCTACCACATCGACTCGATCGACGACGCGATCATGCAGCTGGGCTTTAACGACGTTTACCAGATCCTTACCATGCTGGCCTTTTCGGACATCATGGCCAAGCCGCTGGAGACCTACGCGCTCGGGCCGGGGCAATTCTGGCGTCGCTCGGTGGCTTGCGCCCTTGCCATGGAGCGCCTCGCTCGCAAGTACGGCGAAGATCCAGGCGTAGCCTACACCATTGGTCTCTTGCACGGCATCGGCATGGTCTTCATCGAGAAGGAGCTTTCGAAGCGGGGTCAGCAGGTCGCCTTCCAGAACTCGCTCCCGGAGGACGTGGCGATCGCTTCCGAAGAGATGGAAATTTTTGGCCTCAACCACGCAAAGGTGGGGGCTTCGGTGATGCGTCGCTGGGGCTTCTCCGACGAGATCGTGGTCCCGGTCTACAACCAGTTCGAGCCGTCGGAAGCGGGCAACCATGAGCGTATGGCCTGCCTCATCTCCTTCGCCAAGCGCATGATCGGCACCATCATCGACGATGGCCTCGGCGGCGTTGCCATGCCCGGTCCGGATCCGCTGCTCATCGCCTTGCTGCACCTGAGCAAGGACGAGTACCAGAAGGTGGTTTTGGCTTTGCGCGAGGGTTTCGCCAAGGCTCAAGGGCTCGTGGGGGACGTTACTCCCGGCAAGAAAGGCGTGAAGAAAGCGATTGAGTCCAAGCTTGGTTACGGCAATCGTCGTATCGGCGGCTAA
- a CDS encoding Hpt domain-containing protein, which produces MSDSELIDWEQLEMIFGEEEDEFDEDMAELFHEFVEDGNGQFGKIDAAEFSTDRAVIAKESHKLKGSASNFGFTQVANLLAHIEDDIETLTADDFVNSLEAARSGFAKSVETVMARYPALAAGAN; this is translated from the coding sequence ATGAGCGACTCAGAACTTATCGACTGGGAACAGTTGGAAATGATCTTTGGCGAGGAAGAAGACGAATTCGACGAGGACATGGCGGAGCTTTTCCATGAGTTCGTGGAAGACGGCAATGGCCAGTTTGGCAAAATCGACGCAGCTGAGTTCAGCACGGATCGCGCGGTGATCGCCAAGGAGTCGCACAAGCTCAAGGGCTCGGCCAGCAACTTCGGTTTTACCCAAGTCGCCAACCTGCTCGCCCACATCGAGGACGATATCGAGACGCTTACGGCCGACGACTTCGTGAACAGCCTCGAAGCGGCCCGTTCCGGTTTCGCGAAAAGCGTGGAAACGGTGATGGCTCGCTACCCCGCTTTGGCCGCGGGCGCTAACTAG